The following are from one region of the Strix uralensis isolate ZFMK-TIS-50842 chromosome 4, bStrUra1, whole genome shotgun sequence genome:
- the LSM6 gene encoding U6 snRNA-associated Sm-like protein LSm6, whose product MSLRKQTPSDFLKQIIGRPVVVKLNSGVDYRGVLACLDGYMNIALEQTEEYVNGQLKNKYGDAFIRGNNVLYISTQKRRM is encoded by the exons ATGAGTCTACGGAAACAAACCCCTAGTGACTTCCTAAAACAAATCATTGGAAGGCCAGTTGTGGTAAAATTAAATTCTGGTGTTGATTATCGAG GTGTCCTGGCTTGCCTGGATGGGTATATGAATATAGCTCTGGAACAGACGGAAGAATATGTAAATGGACAGTTAAAGAACAAGTACGGGGATGCGTTTATCCGAGGAAATAATG TACTGTACATAAGCACACAGAAGAGGAGGATGTGA
- the REELD1 gene encoding reelin domain-containing protein 1, producing the protein MLTLETPLQTIDPVTTRQIPSCPMFCLAVTVRSTRDFMGFLLQARKVSNDEIAGTFVFIPPGSKLLTCFEDGDTVTHSDKSLKRNLSFVWKAPDQPIGDIKFFISIVQSYFVYWAKIESAIVAQRGQNKTLAGSSKKPDPVTPVPLQGPADPHPTGPTSPAAATGSPLHPPIPPANPTGIAATPAPEPGFGVGSDARLVAELKQLAWPSQAASGGSNEPRGQGLEPSLPTRDPSTADPLQGFLSRDNASSYSTSKGAESIASAATPHLCLVCKEDRQASTESRAVLKASRHATASPALHVHAHLGDTAATIAWFGDANAAGNLSSASRQMAERKPAPQPEEAGAGGEEAAAGGNTPPWVTRPAPKSAIPGKGEDPGRGTRLLAAQLGILLVCTAALGLALAAAVRCVCAQHCHKRTEVSFSEPDPDVITVRENGEVMRFRKIRENSFVLVQAEYNWVSPSSSGKKTII; encoded by the exons ATGCTCACACTGGAAACTCCATTGCAAACAATTGACCCCGTAACTACAAGGCAAATCCCTTCGTGTCCCATGTTTTGTCTTGCAGTGACAGTGAGGAGCACCCGGGATTTTATGGGCTTTTTGCTTCAAGCTCGCAAAGTGTCTAACGATGAAATTGCTGGCACATTTGTCTTCATCCCTCCTGGTTCCAAGCTGCTGACTTGTTTCGAAGATGGTGACACTGTCACCCACTCAGACAAGTCACTGAAGAGAAATCTGTCCTTTGTATGGAAAGCACCAGACCAACCCATTGGAGATATCAAGTTTTT CATCTCCATAGTCCAGTCGTACTTTGTTTACTGGGCAAAGATCGAATCTGCTATCGTGGCTCAGCGAgggcaaaacaaaacacttgctGGCAGCAGCAAGAAGCCCGACCCTGTAACCCCCGTGCCCTTGCAGGGACCAGCTGACCCACACCCCACAG GTCCCACCTCACCCGCGGCTGCCACCggctcccccctgcacccccccataCCACCGGCCAACCCCACTGGCATCGCAGCAACGCCAGCACCAGAGCCAGGTTTCGGTGTCGGGTCAGACGCCCGTCTCGTTGCTGAGCTGAAGCAGCTGGCTTGGCCTTCGCAGGCTGCGTCCGGCGGGAGCAACGAGCCCAGAGGCCAGGGGCTGGAGCCATCCCTCCCCACCCGAGACCCCAGCACGGCAGACCCCTTGCAAGGTTTCCTCTCCCGAGACAACGCCTCCAGCTACAGCACCTCCAAGGG AGCAGAAAGCATCGCCAGCGCTGCCACCCCACACTTGTGTTTGGTGTGTAAAGAAGACCGGCAG GCCAGTACTGAGAGCAGGGCTGTCTTGAAGGCCTCCCGGCATGCAACAGCGTCTCCTGCCCTGCACGTACATGCTCACCTGGGGGACACTGCTGCGACAATAGCCTGGTTTGGCGATGCCAATGCAGCTGGCAATTTGTCATCGGCTTCAAGGCAAATGGCAGAAAGAAAGCCGGCACCGCAGCCGGAGGAGGCAGGCGCCGGgggcgaggaggcggcggcgggtgggAACACCCCGCCATGGGTGACCAGACCAGCTCCCAAATCTGCCATTCCCGGGAAAGGGGAAGACCCTGGCAGAGGGACTCGGCTCCTGGCAGCCCAACTTGGGATCCTCCTGGTCTGCACCGCCGCCCTGGGCCTGGCGCTGGCAGCTGCTGTGCGCTGTGTCTGCGCCCAGCATTGCCACAAGCGGACGGAGGTCTCCTTCAGCGAGCCAGACCCCGACGTCATCACCGTCAGAGAAAACG